A section of the Chlorocebus sabaeus isolate Y175 chromosome 13, mChlSab1.0.hap1, whole genome shotgun sequence genome encodes:
- the DSE gene encoding dermatan-sulfate epimerase isoform X3: MGISIPAQSSAHQLHGFAHRKPSPDESRYDASLKSVPPPDFGTPTLHYFEDWGVVTYGSALPAEINRSFLSFKSGKLGGRAIYDIVHRNKYKDWIKGWRNFNAGHEHPDQNSFTFAPNGVPFITEALYGPKYTFFNNVLMFSPAVSKSCFSPWEGQVTEDCSSKWSKYKHDLAASCQGRVVAAEEKNGVVFIRGEGVGAYNPQLNLKNVQRNLILLHPQLLLLVDQIHLGEESPLETAASFFHNVDVPFEETVVDGVHGAFIRQRDGLYKMYWMDDTGYSEKATFASVTYPRGYPYNGTNYVNVTMHLRSPITRAAYLFIGPSIDVQSFTIHGDSQQLDVFVATSKHAYATYLWTGEATGQSAFAQVIADRHKILFDRNSAIKSSIVPEVKDYAAIVEQNLQHFKPVFQLLEKQILSRVRNTASFRKTAERLLRFSDKRQTEEAIDRIFAISQQQQQQSKSKKNRRAGKRYKFVDAVPDIFAQIEVNEKKIRQKAQILAQKELPIDEDEEMKDLLDFADVTYEKHKNGGLMKGRFGQARMMTTTHSRAPSLSASYTRLFLILNIAIFFVMLAMQLTYFQRAQSLHGQRCLYAVLLIDSCILLWLYSSCSQSQC; this comes from the coding sequence gtaTGATGCCAGCTTGAAATCGGTTCCTCCTCCAGACTTTGGCACCCCTACACTGCATTATTTTGAAGACTGGGGTGTCGTGACTTATGGAAGTGCACTACCTGCAGAAATCAATagatctttcctttccttcaagtCTGGAAAACTGGGAGGACGTGCAATATATGACATTGTCCacagaaacaaatacaaagaTTGGATCAAAGGATGGAGAAACTTTAATGCAGGGCATGAACATCCTGATCAAAACTCATTTACTTTTGCTCCCAATGGTGTGCCTTTCATTACTGAGGCTCTGTACGGGCCAAAGTACACCTTCTTCAACAATGTTTTGATGTTTTCCCCAGCTGTGTCAAAGAGCTGCTTTTCTCCCTGGGAGGGTCAGGTCACAGAAGACTGCTCATCAAAATGGTCTAAATACAAGCATGACCTGGCAGCTAGTTGTCAGGGGAGAGTGGTTGCAGCAGAGGAGAAAAATGGGGTGGTTTTCATCCGAGGAGAAGGTGTGGGAGCTTACAACCCCCAGCTCAACCTGAAGAATGTTCAGAGGAATCTCATCCTCCTACATCCACAGCTGCTTCTCCTTGTAGACCAAATACACCTGGGAGAGGAGAGTCCCCTGGAGACAGCAGCAAGCTTCTTCCACAATGTGGATGTTCCTTTTGAGGAGACTGTGGTAGATGGTGTCCATGGGGCTTTCATCAGGCAGAGAGATGGTCTCTATAAAATGTACTGGATGGACGATACTGGCTACAGCGAGAAAGCAACCTTTGCCTCAGTGACATATCCTCGGGGCTATCCCTACAATGGGACAAACTATGTGAATGTCACCATGCACCTCCGAAGTCCCATCACCAGGGCAGCTTACCTCTTCATAGGGCCATCTATAGATGTTCAGAGCTTCACTATCCACGGAGACTCTCAGCAACTGGATGTGTTCGTAGCCACCAGCAAACATGCCTACGCAACGTACCTGTGGACAGGTGAGGCCACAGGACAGTCTGCCTTTGCACAGGTCATTGCTGATCGTCACAAAATTCTGTTTGACCGGAATTCAGCTATCAAGAGCAGCATTGTCCCTGAGGTGAAGGACTATGCTGCTATTGTGGAACAGAACCTGCAGCATTTTAAGCCAGTGTTTCAGCTGCTGGAGAAGCAGATACTGTCCCGAGTCCGGAACACAGCTAGCTTTAGGAAGACTGCTGAGCGCCTGCTGAGATTTTCAGATAAGAGACAGACTGAGGAGGCCATTGACAGGATTTTTGCCATAtcacagcaacagcagcagcaaagcaAGTCAAAGAAAAACCGAAGGGCAGGCAAGCGCTATAAATTTGTAGATGCTGTCCCTGATATTTTTGCACAGATTGAAGTCAATGAGAAAAAGATTAGACAGAAAGCTCAGATTTTGGCACAGAAAGAACTACCCatagatgaagatgaagaaatgaaagaccttttagattttgcagatgtaacatatgaaaaacataaaaatggggGCTTGATGAAAGGCCGGTTTGGACAGGCACGGATGATGACAACTACTCACAGCAGGGCCCCATCACTGTCTGCTTCCTATACCAGATTGTTCTTGATCCTGAACATTGCTATTTTCTTTGTCATGTTGGCAATGCAACTGACTTATTTCCAGAGGGCCCAGAGCCTACATGGCCAAAGATGTCTTTATGCAGTTCTTCTAATAGATAGCTGTATTTTATTGTGGTTGTACTCTTCTTGTTCCCAATCACAGTGTTAG
- the CALHM6 gene encoding calcium homeostasis modulator protein 6 codes for MEKFRAVLDLHLKHHSALGYGLVTLLTAGGERIFSAVVFQCPCSAAWNLPYGLVFLLVPALALFLLGYVLSARTWRLVTGCGCRARASCGSGLRGSLVCAQLSAAAALAPLTWVAVALLGGAFYECAASGSAVLAQRLCLDRDHNCAAELPLVPCHEAKASDVQDLLKDLKAQSQVLGWILIAAVIIILLIFTCISRCLSPVSFLQLKFWKIYLEQEQQILKSKATEHATELAKENVKCFFEGSHPKECNTPSVKEWQQISSLYTFNQKGPYYSMLHKYVNRKEKTHSIRSTEGDTVIPVLGFVDSSSINSTPGL; via the exons ATGGAGAAATTTCGGGCAGTGCTGGACCTGCACCTCAAGCACCACAGCGCCCTGGGCTACGGCCTGGTGACCCTGCTGACGGCGGGCGGGGAGCGCATCTTCTCCGCCGTGGTGTTCCAGTGCCCGTGCAGCGCCGCCTGGAACCTGCCCTACGGCCTGGTCTTCTTGCTGGTGCCGGCGCTCGCGCTCTTCCTCCTGGGCTATGTGCTGAGCGCACGCACGTGGCGCCTGGTCACCGGCTGCGGCTGCAGAGCCCGTGCGAGTTGCGGATCTGGGCTGCGCGGCTCCCTGGTGTGCGCGCAGCTCAGCGCGGCCGCCGCGCTCGCGCCCCTCACTTGGGTGGCCGTGGCGCTGCTCGGGGGCGCCTTTTACGAGTGCGCGGCTAGCGGGAGTGCGGTCTTAGCGCAGCGCCTGTGCCTCGACCGCGACCACAACTGCGCCGCGGAGCTGCCGCTGGTGCCCTGCCACGAGGCCAAGGCGTCGGACGTGCAGGACCTCCTGAAGGATCTGAAGGCTCAGTCGCAG gTGTTGGGCTGGATCTTGATAGCAGCTGTTATCATCATCCTTCTGATTTTTACATGTATCAGCCGATGCCTGTCTCCAGTTAGTTTTCTGCAGCTGAAATTCTGGAAAATCTATTTGGAACAGGAGCAGCAGATCCTTAAAAGTAAAGCCACAGAGCATGCAACTGAATTGGCAAAAGAGAATGTTAAATGTTTCTTTGAGGGCTCCCATCCGAAAGAATGTAACACTCCGAGCGTTAAAGAGTGGCAGCAAATTTCATCACTGTATACTTTCAATCAGAAGGGCCCGTACTACAGCATGTTGCACAAATATGTTAacagaaaagagaagactcaCAGTATCAGGTCTACTGAAGGAGATACAGTGATTCCTGTTCTTGGCTTTGTAGATTCATCTAGTATAAACAGCACTCCTGGGTTATGA